One segment of Pseudomonas pohangensis DNA contains the following:
- a CDS encoding glutathione S-transferase family protein produces MSLILFHTPSSRSLRPLWLLEEMGLDFELKTMTYDPEYFASDAYREINPMGKVPALYDGDHLILESTVILQYILAKHDPSPLSVEPEEPDFGFYLTWLHMAESGLSHYLAVVLGQLSGLERYAVSEGFEAYVKYQAEKAFEMLDNHLVGRSFIAADRFTAADISVGYSLFLATQLCRLPLPDRVQAYFERLQDRPAWKKVVSIK; encoded by the coding sequence ATGTCCTTAATACTATTTCACACACCAAGTTCTCGCTCACTCCGTCCTCTTTGGTTGCTCGAAGAGATGGGTCTCGATTTCGAATTGAAAACGATGACCTACGATCCAGAGTATTTTGCATCTGACGCCTACAGGGAGATCAATCCCATGGGCAAGGTGCCAGCCTTGTATGATGGTGATCACCTGATTCTAGAATCGACGGTTATTCTGCAGTACATACTGGCGAAACACGATCCATCGCCTTTAAGCGTAGAACCTGAAGAGCCCGACTTTGGATTCTATTTGACCTGGTTGCACATGGCCGAGAGTGGCCTATCGCACTATCTCGCTGTGGTTCTTGGTCAGCTGAGTGGCCTTGAAAGATATGCAGTCTCCGAAGGTTTCGAAGCCTATGTGAAGTATCAAGCCGAGAAGGCTTTCGAGATGCTGGATAACCATCTTGTCGGCAGGTCATTCATTGCCGCAGACCGCTTCACGGCTGCTGATATTTCCGTTGGATACAGCCTGTTTCTGGCAACCCAGCTTTGTAGACTGCCCTTGCCAGATCGTGTGCAAGCTTATTTTGAGAGATTGCAGGATCGCCCAGCCTGGAAAAAGGTCGTTTCGATCAAATAG
- a CDS encoding DUF1254 domain-containing protein, whose amino-acid sequence MKRLKHCLLFIALAATTAITTSLALAQTARYAPDVPAKITTPDTQETRIGTLRFNNGVPDAATEKLAYDQLDFGRGIDAFLKGMSATSVHALCKGFEQAGIRENRDIGISEDLLDARSLFLTANTTTVYVVLCVDLNAGPMVVRVPPRVLGPVDDADFRWVTDVGFTGPDKGAGGDYLFVPPGYKGELPAKGYHLANPRTNQLLIFYRAFVEKGDIAAAVAGVRAKAAVFPLAQASKPVATQVVNVSGVKFNTISANDFSFYEELNAVVQNEPADWVDPDTVGLYAAIGIRKGQPFAPDARMKGILSESVAVANAIARTNLYASRDTKTRIYNDRQWWTPFIGGSYQFLNGAERLLDARMRFFYYATGITPAMTESKPGTGSAYAITVRDADGHYLDPDKTYKVTLPGPIPAKDFWSFTAYDNQTRSLLPSDQKLAGLDSTLPGVRLNADGGVTVWFGPKAPPGQEHNWVQSMPGKGYNVALRLYGPLEPWFNQSWRPGDIELQP is encoded by the coding sequence ATGAAACGACTCAAGCACTGCCTGCTTTTCATCGCACTGGCCGCGACAACGGCCATCACTACGTCGCTGGCCCTGGCGCAGACGGCGAGGTACGCGCCCGACGTGCCAGCGAAAATCACCACGCCGGATACCCAGGAAACCCGCATAGGAACGCTGCGCTTCAACAATGGCGTGCCCGATGCCGCAACGGAAAAACTGGCTTATGACCAGCTGGACTTCGGTCGTGGCATCGACGCTTTCCTGAAGGGCATGTCAGCCACCTCGGTGCATGCACTGTGCAAAGGCTTCGAACAGGCCGGCATCAGGGAAAACCGCGACATCGGCATCAGCGAAGACTTGCTTGATGCGCGCTCGCTGTTCCTGACTGCCAACACCACTACCGTGTATGTGGTGTTGTGCGTCGACCTGAACGCCGGGCCGATGGTCGTGCGCGTGCCGCCAAGGGTACTCGGTCCGGTGGATGACGCCGACTTCCGCTGGGTAACCGATGTCGGTTTCACCGGCCCGGACAAGGGCGCCGGTGGCGATTACTTGTTCGTACCGCCCGGCTACAAGGGCGAGCTGCCGGCCAAGGGCTATCACCTGGCCAATCCGCGTACCAACCAGCTGCTGATCTTCTACCGCGCCTTCGTCGAGAAAGGTGATATCGCGGCGGCGGTGGCGGGAGTCAGGGCCAAGGCGGCGGTGTTTCCGCTGGCACAGGCCTCCAAGCCTGTAGCTACCCAGGTGGTCAACGTCTCGGGCGTCAAGTTCAACACCATCAGCGCCAATGACTTCAGCTTCTACGAGGAACTGAACGCTGTGGTGCAGAACGAGCCGGCGGACTGGGTCGACCCCGATACCGTGGGCCTGTATGCCGCAATCGGTATCCGCAAGGGTCAGCCGTTTGCTCCCGATGCACGCATGAAGGGCATCCTCAGCGAGTCGGTGGCAGTGGCCAATGCCATTGCCCGGACCAATCTGTATGCCTCGCGGGATACGAAAACGCGTATCTACAACGACCGCCAATGGTGGACACCTTTCATCGGTGGCAGCTACCAGTTCCTCAACGGTGCCGAACGGCTGCTTGATGCACGGATGAGATTCTTCTACTACGCCACCGGCATCACGCCAGCCATGACCGAATCGAAGCCGGGCACCGGCTCGGCCTATGCGATCACCGTGCGTGATGCTGACGGGCACTATCTGGACCCGGACAAGACGTACAAGGTCACGTTGCCCGGGCCGATCCCGGCGAAGGACTTCTGGTCATTCACCGCCTATGACAACCAGACCCGTTCGCTGTTGCCCAGCGACCAGAAACTGGCAGGCCTCGACAGCACCTTGCCGGGCGTGCGCCTGAACGCGGATGGCGGTGTTACCGTCTGGTTCGGCCCCAAGGCGCCGCCAGGTCAGGAACACAACTGGGTACAAAGCATGCCCGGCAAGGGCTACAACGTGGCGCTGCGCCTCTACGGGCCACTGGAACCCTGGTTCAACCAGAGCTGGCGGCCGGGCGATATAGAGTTGCAGCCCTGA
- a CDS encoding DUF1254 domain-containing protein yields the protein MKRYPTTWRNLGIALGTTLYLSAPALAGTGMLNGPPANPQVKYSTPAPDGVGTPAQVETSLGTLKFTDGFPDQQTASKLYDNLDFQRAVQAYLLGIPAVSQIANRQAFAGMGAPNTVVPIFEQLLDSRGIVLTGNDDTVYSWTWIDLKNGPIVLEVPPKVLGTANDMWQRWVVDVGITGADKGEGGKYLLLPPGYQGTVPDGYFTVKSPTYGLWIPWRSFLDKGDPKPGVELVKKFTRIYPLADAGKAHPAPTFVDMSGKPFNTVFPTDYNYWQLLNQVVQEEPTASLDPVTLGFFQAIGIQKGKPFAPDARMQKILADAAKVGAATARTVLFHTRDKSAYYYPDSNWQKGFIGGYQFQTEPGVQNFDAATFYYYLAILVTPAMEAKMIGKGSQYAWTARDAAGNPFDGGKSYRLHMPANAPVKDFWSLILYSNQTRSMIQTDQRFPSAGSQKKGLQYNADGSVDIYFGPKPPAGKQGNWVQTLPGQGWNVVLRMYGALEPWFDQSWRPGEIELQP from the coding sequence ATGAAAAGATACCCGACAACCTGGCGCAATCTCGGGATAGCACTGGGCACAACCCTGTACCTCTCAGCGCCGGCCCTGGCCGGCACTGGCATGCTCAATGGCCCACCGGCTAACCCGCAGGTCAAGTATTCGACCCCCGCGCCGGATGGTGTGGGTACGCCGGCACAGGTCGAGACAAGCCTGGGCACGCTCAAGTTCACCGATGGCTTTCCTGACCAGCAAACCGCGAGCAAACTTTATGACAACCTGGACTTCCAGCGTGCTGTGCAGGCCTATCTGCTGGGCATACCTGCTGTCAGCCAGATAGCCAACCGCCAGGCCTTCGCCGGCATGGGAGCGCCGAATACGGTGGTGCCGATTTTCGAGCAGTTGCTCGACTCCCGCGGCATTGTGCTCACCGGCAATGACGATACCGTGTACAGCTGGACCTGGATCGACCTGAAGAATGGGCCGATTGTGCTGGAAGTGCCGCCCAAGGTGCTCGGCACAGCCAACGACATGTGGCAGCGCTGGGTTGTGGATGTCGGCATCACCGGCGCGGACAAGGGCGAAGGTGGCAAGTACCTGTTGTTGCCGCCGGGCTACCAGGGCACGGTGCCGGACGGGTATTTCACCGTGAAGTCGCCTACCTACGGCCTGTGGATTCCATGGCGCAGCTTCCTGGACAAAGGTGACCCCAAGCCGGGCGTCGAGCTGGTCAAGAAATTCACCAGAATCTATCCGCTGGCGGATGCCGGCAAAGCCCATCCTGCCCCCACGTTTGTTGATATGTCGGGCAAGCCGTTCAACACCGTATTTCCCACTGACTACAACTACTGGCAGCTGCTGAATCAGGTGGTACAGGAAGAACCGACCGCCTCGCTTGACCCGGTCACTTTGGGCTTCTTCCAGGCCATCGGCATCCAGAAGGGCAAGCCGTTTGCCCCGGATGCGCGGATGCAGAAAATCCTTGCCGATGCGGCCAAGGTCGGTGCAGCCACGGCCCGCACCGTGCTCTTCCACACCCGCGACAAGAGCGCCTACTACTACCCGGACAGCAACTGGCAAAAAGGCTTTATCGGCGGCTACCAGTTCCAGACCGAGCCGGGCGTACAGAACTTTGACGCCGCGACCTTCTACTACTATCTGGCGATTCTGGTAACGCCGGCGATGGAAGCCAAGATGATCGGCAAGGGTTCGCAATATGCCTGGACCGCGCGCGACGCAGCCGGCAATCCCTTCGATGGCGGCAAGAGCTACCGCCTGCACATGCCGGCCAACGCCCCGGTGAAGGACTTCTGGTCGCTGATCCTGTACAGCAACCAGACCCGTTCGATGATCCAGACTGACCAGCGTTTTCCCAGTGCCGGCAGTCAGAAGAAGGGCCTGCAATACAATGCAGACGGTTCGGTAGATATCTACTTCGGCCCCAAGCCGCCGGCGGGCAAGCAAGGCAACTGGGTACAGACACTGCCGGGCCAGGGCTGGAACGTGGTACTGCGCATGTACGGCGCGCTGGAACCCTGGTTTGACCAGAGCTGGCGGCCGGGCGAGATAGAACTGCAACCTTGA
- a CDS encoding enoyl-CoA hydratase/isomerase family protein: MNDANFKTLTVSIDNGVAFVTLSHGELNLLDMDMLIDLDRLSREIEVDEAVKVMVLQSANPDFFVAHADLGTIATLPSEPAPREEVLGWINQVFDRLRTSPKVSIAKIQGRARGGGSELALACDMRFGAIGQAVLGQPEVGVGIIPGAGGTVRLPRLIGQGRALEIILGCGDIDAELAERYGYFNRALPAAEIDQFVDNLARRIASFPLEALAAAKASVRFSGSIEEELNHEEIAFLKTVHSEPAKRRMAAAMGMGMQTPAMEKLCFTDIWGPLADA; this comes from the coding sequence ATGAACGACGCGAATTTCAAGACACTGACGGTGAGCATCGACAACGGAGTGGCCTTCGTCACCCTCAGCCACGGCGAGCTCAACCTGCTCGATATGGACATGTTGATTGACCTGGACCGCCTCAGCCGCGAGATCGAGGTGGACGAGGCGGTCAAGGTGATGGTGCTGCAGAGCGCCAATCCGGACTTCTTTGTCGCCCATGCCGATCTCGGCACCATCGCCACCTTGCCCAGCGAGCCGGCACCACGCGAGGAGGTGCTGGGCTGGATCAACCAGGTGTTCGACCGCTTGCGTACCAGCCCGAAGGTCAGCATCGCCAAGATCCAGGGCCGTGCCCGCGGCGGCGGCAGCGAACTGGCACTGGCCTGCGACATGCGCTTTGGCGCCATCGGCCAGGCGGTACTCGGCCAGCCCGAAGTCGGTGTCGGCATCATCCCCGGCGCCGGTGGCACCGTGCGCCTGCCGCGTCTGATCGGCCAGGGCCGGGCGCTGGAAATCATCCTCGGCTGTGGCGATATCGATGCCGAACTCGCCGAGCGTTACGGCTACTTCAACCGTGCACTGCCGGCGGCCGAGATCGACCAGTTCGTCGATAACCTGGCCCGGCGTATTGCCAGCTTCCCGCTGGAGGCACTTGCCGCAGCCAAGGCTTCGGTGCGCTTCAGCGGCAGCATCGAGGAAGAGCTGAATCACGAGGAGATAGCCTTCCTCAAAACCGTACACAGCGAACCCGCCAAGCGCCGCATGGCTGCAGCGATGGGCATGGGCATGCAGACACCAGCAATGGAGAAGCTCTGCTTCACGGATATCTGGGGCCCGTTGGCCGACGCCTGA
- a CDS encoding SDR family oxidoreductase, which translates to MSQRPCVLITGVSTGIGLDASRHLIANGYRVFGSVRKAADAERVQQELGEQFSPLLFDVTDAPAIAAAVEQVQQALGDAGLCALVNNSGVSGAAPLMHVPMEEVRQMFEVNVFGLLQVTQAFLPLLGARSNCPHAPGRIINISSISGGLVFPFVGAYGGSKHAVEAFSDALRRELGIFGIQVSAIEPGNIRTPIWEKSPEADTRFANTAYAPYMAKMPALLAKMGREGAPPELVSKTILRALQAPRAKSRYPLTPLWRVSRLFGDSLLDRLTKSAMGIK; encoded by the coding sequence ATGTCCCAACGTCCCTGCGTATTGATCACCGGCGTTTCCACCGGCATCGGCCTGGATGCCTCACGCCACCTGATTGCCAACGGCTACCGGGTATTCGGCAGCGTGCGCAAAGCGGCCGATGCCGAGCGGGTGCAGCAAGAACTGGGCGAGCAGTTCAGCCCGTTGCTGTTCGATGTGACCGACGCCCCGGCGATTGCCGCTGCGGTTGAGCAAGTACAGCAGGCGCTCGGCGATGCCGGCCTCTGCGCGCTGGTCAACAACTCCGGGGTTTCCGGCGCCGCACCCTTGATGCACGTGCCGATGGAGGAAGTGCGGCAGATGTTCGAGGTCAACGTGTTCGGCCTGCTGCAGGTGACCCAGGCCTTCCTGCCGCTGCTCGGTGCGCGCAGCAATTGCCCCCATGCGCCGGGCCGGATCATCAATATCAGCTCGATCAGCGGCGGTCTGGTGTTCCCCTTCGTCGGCGCCTATGGCGGCAGCAAACATGCGGTGGAAGCTTTCTCCGATGCCTTGCGCCGCGAGCTGGGCATCTTCGGTATCCAGGTTTCGGCCATCGAGCCAGGCAACATCCGCACGCCGATCTGGGAAAAATCCCCCGAGGCCGACACCCGTTTTGCCAATACCGCATATGCTCCCTACATGGCGAAAATGCCGGCATTGCTGGCGAAGATGGGCCGTGAAGGTGCGCCGCCGGAGCTGGTCAGCAAGACCATCCTGCGCGCCCTGCAGGCGCCACGGGCGAAGAGCCGTTATCCGCTGACGCCGCTGTGGCGTGTCTCGCGCCTCTTCGGCGACAGCCTGCTCGACCGTCTGACCAAGTCCGCCATGGGCATCAAGTAA
- a CDS encoding SDR family NAD(P)-dependent oxidoreductase, whose protein sequence is MRHFNNKVAVITGAGSGIGQALAIALARQGARLALSDIDEAGLARTRSQLPSQTEVRLYRLDVTDRAAVDAHAAQVIADFGTVHMLFNNAGSALLGTFANQTLEEAHWLVDLDLWSVIYCSKAFLPYMLAQKEGCIINISSIAGLVGLPGLNTYNLVKFAVRGLTESLWSELAGSGVSAVCVHPGGIKTNIDRASRRCATSGAIEDRMDAANQRTLITPPERCAADILRGIQQGRRRVITGYRSSTIDWLARLLPESYPRLLARVL, encoded by the coding sequence ATGCGCCACTTCAACAACAAGGTCGCGGTGATCACCGGTGCCGGTTCCGGTATCGGTCAGGCGCTGGCCATTGCCTTGGCCCGACAGGGTGCCCGGCTGGCCCTGTCGGATATAGACGAAGCTGGTCTGGCCCGTACCCGCAGCCAATTGCCGAGCCAAACCGAGGTGCGTCTGTACCGCCTGGACGTGACCGACCGCGCCGCAGTGGATGCACACGCGGCTCAGGTGATCGCCGACTTCGGCACAGTCCACATGCTGTTCAATAACGCCGGCAGCGCCTTGCTCGGCACCTTTGCCAACCAGACGCTGGAAGAAGCACACTGGCTGGTCGACCTCGACTTGTGGAGCGTCATTTACTGCAGCAAGGCTTTCCTGCCCTACATGCTGGCGCAGAAGGAAGGCTGCATCATCAACATTTCCAGCATCGCCGGACTGGTCGGGCTGCCGGGGCTGAACACCTACAATCTGGTGAAATTTGCCGTACGCGGCCTGACCGAGAGCCTCTGGTCGGAGCTCGCTGGCAGCGGTGTCAGCGCTGTGTGTGTTCACCCCGGCGGAATCAAAACCAATATCGATCGTGCCAGCCGGCGTTGCGCCACTAGCGGCGCGATCGAAGACCGCATGGACGCAGCCAACCAGCGCACCCTGATCACACCACCTGAGCGTTGCGCTGCCGACATTCTGCGCGGCATCCAGCAAGGCCGGCGCCGGGTCATTACCGGTTACCGTTCTTCCACCATCGACTGGCTCGCCCGGCTGTTGCCGGAAAGCTATCCGCGCCTGCTGGCGCGGGTTCTCTAA
- a CDS encoding SDR family NAD(P)-dependent oxidoreductase, producing MKDFHNKVAVITGAGSGIGRALAIALAGQGAQLALSDLNQAGLEETVAQLPAGTRVRSYLLDVSDCEAVFAHAAQVKADFGTAHLLFNNAGTTLIGTFENQTVEEMEWLVNINLWGVVYGCKAFLPMMLEQREGCIVNLSSVFGLIGYPTHSAYNITKFAVRGLTESLWSELDGSGVEAICVHPGGIKTGFEQRLRVSQKVGVREQNMQKKAASLMHTSPAQCAREILAGVRRGKRRIVTGQHSRLLYWLPRLFPESYPRLIKSLTP from the coding sequence ATGAAAGATTTTCACAACAAGGTTGCCGTTATCACCGGAGCCGGTTCCGGCATCGGCCGGGCACTGGCCATCGCCCTGGCCGGGCAAGGCGCGCAGCTGGCACTGTCCGATCTGAATCAGGCCGGGCTGGAAGAAACTGTCGCGCAGCTACCCGCCGGCACCCGGGTCCGTAGCTACCTTCTGGATGTTTCCGATTGCGAGGCGGTGTTTGCCCACGCAGCACAAGTCAAAGCCGACTTCGGCACCGCGCACCTGCTGTTCAACAACGCCGGCACCACGCTGATCGGCACCTTTGAAAACCAGACCGTCGAAGAGATGGAGTGGCTGGTGAACATCAACCTGTGGGGTGTGGTGTACGGCTGCAAGGCTTTCCTGCCGATGATGCTGGAACAGCGCGAAGGTTGCATCGTCAACCTGTCCAGCGTGTTCGGCCTGATCGGTTATCCCACCCACAGCGCCTACAACATCACCAAGTTCGCTGTACGCGGCCTGACCGAGAGTCTCTGGTCGGAGCTGGACGGCAGCGGGGTGGAAGCCATCTGCGTGCATCCCGGCGGGATCAAGACCGGCTTTGAGCAGCGCCTGCGGGTGTCGCAGAAGGTCGGCGTCCGTGAACAGAACATGCAGAAGAAAGCTGCCAGCCTGATGCATACCAGCCCTGCCCAATGTGCCAGGGAAATCCTCGCGGGCGTGCGTCGCGGCAAGCGGCGTATCGTCACCGGGCAACATTCCCGTTTGCTCTACTGGCTGCCGCGATTGTTCCCCGAGAGCTATCCGCGACTGATCAAGTCGCTGACACCCTGA
- a CDS encoding AraC family transcriptional regulator, with amino-acid sequence MQIVQLRTAGQETPVPITIIGALPRLLKASGLDPRSIALSVGLNPSRLDDSTYLVSFEQIARFLTAGVRQTGDELFGLKVGLAEGPGALDALGYLAMNTADVQGALGTLARYLHHFGGTLTLSQEGGVALFDYAFVAPQIEGAGLIVEASMGLAVALLRELCGKTWTPLQVQFTRPLPGRPAAWQQAVQAPVYFGAERDVLAFSAKWLSQRIDRADPELHRILQERVAELDAQQSADLVIRVCTLIRGGFLSGHVSQEQVAARLAMSPRTLKRRLQTEGTSHSALLERTRMEMACHLLQNSRASMTQITGLLGYANSSAFSRAFSRWSGMPPRDWRAQQQTEKHK; translated from the coding sequence ATGCAAATTGTCCAGCTACGCACCGCCGGCCAGGAAACCCCGGTGCCCATCACCATCATCGGTGCGTTGCCGCGACTGCTGAAAGCATCCGGGCTGGATCCGCGCAGCATTGCCCTGAGCGTGGGGCTGAATCCTTCACGGCTGGACGACTCCACCTACCTGGTGTCCTTCGAACAGATCGCCCGTTTCCTCACCGCCGGCGTACGCCAGACCGGCGATGAGCTGTTCGGCCTGAAGGTCGGCCTGGCCGAGGGGCCGGGTGCACTGGATGCGCTGGGTTATCTGGCCATGAATACGGCCGATGTGCAGGGTGCACTAGGCACCCTGGCGCGCTACCTGCACCACTTCGGTGGCACCCTGACGCTAAGTCAGGAAGGCGGTGTGGCGCTGTTTGACTATGCCTTTGTCGCGCCGCAGATCGAGGGCGCCGGGCTGATCGTCGAGGCCAGTATGGGCCTGGCGGTTGCCTTGCTCAGGGAGCTGTGCGGCAAGACCTGGACGCCGCTACAAGTGCAATTTACCCGGCCGTTACCGGGCCGACCGGCAGCCTGGCAACAGGCCGTGCAGGCGCCGGTGTATTTTGGCGCCGAGCGAGATGTGCTGGCGTTCTCGGCCAAATGGCTAAGCCAGCGCATTGACCGCGCCGACCCCGAACTGCATCGCATCCTGCAGGAGCGGGTAGCGGAACTGGATGCCCAGCAGAGTGCTGACCTGGTCATCCGTGTGTGTACGCTGATTCGTGGCGGATTCCTTTCCGGGCATGTTTCCCAGGAACAGGTTGCCGCCCGCCTCGCCATGAGCCCGCGCACGCTTAAACGCCGGCTGCAAACAGAAGGCACCAGCCACTCGGCGCTGCTCGAACGCACCCGCATGGAAATGGCTTGCCACCTGCTGCAAAACTCCAGAGCCAGCATGACGCAAATTACCGGACTGCTGGGTTATGCCAACTCAAGTGCCTTCAGCCGCGCCTTCAGCCGCTGGAGCGGCATGCCCCCGCGCGACTGGCGGGCACAGCAGCAGACTGAAAAGCACAAGTGA
- a CDS encoding DUF1214 domain-containing protein yields the protein MTVPGTVLPHAEGPQDLDAANAMQGKLSVRQKNAGRFEIPDQDEASLKKVRDAINLLVATRTGTRDMFGDKAKLDPISHFLGTAMGWSGNPEQAARYDSAVPEMYGGKTLYRLTVKDVPVAGFWSITVYNESGYMEKNDQNSYTYNHVTARKNADASITINFGGGPDVINNLRRRMKLHLADV from the coding sequence TTGACTGTACCTGGCACGGTTCTTCCCCATGCCGAGGGGCCGCAGGATCTCGACGCCGCCAACGCCATGCAGGGCAAGCTCTCCGTGCGGCAGAAGAACGCGGGAAGGTTCGAAATTCCGGATCAGGATGAAGCGTCGCTGAAAAAGGTCCGGGATGCGATCAACCTTCTGGTGGCGACCCGAACCGGTACCAGGGACATGTTCGGCGACAAAGCCAAACTCGACCCGATCAGCCACTTTTTGGGCACGGCCATGGGCTGGAGCGGAAACCCCGAACAAGCCGCCAGGTATGACAGCGCTGTGCCGGAAATGTATGGCGGCAAGACACTCTACCGGCTCACCGTAAAGGACGTCCCGGTCGCCGGTTTCTGGTCCATTACTGTCTACAATGAATCGGGATATATGGAGAAGAACGACCAGAACAGCTATACGTACAACCATGTGACCGCGAGAAAGAACGCGGACGCAAGCATCACGATCAATTTTGGCGGCGGCCCCGACGTCATCAACAATCTTCGCCGCCGGATGAAATTACACCTTGCGGATGTATGA
- a CDS encoding spinster family MFS transporter, with the protein MSRHSEASAGNPYTSRRKAYYTLAVLTAVYSFNFIDRQLLAILQESVKAELALSDSQLGLLTGFAFAAFYVTAGIPIARWADRGNRRDIIALSLFIWSFMTALSGFVQNYLQLLLARIGVGIGEAGGSPPSTAMISDIFPPHRRAGAIGFYSIGVNVGILFGFLAGGWLNEFFGWRVAFLVVGIPGILLTVLVRMTVAEPTRGGSENRQASQVAVPFREVLRVLWSRRSFRHLALAAGLNAFCGYSAANWMASFMIRTHGMGTGELGTWLALILGVGGAIGVFGGGLLADHLGLRDRRWYVWLPVITSLFSIPFIVGIYMAPDPYLALCFAIVPGILGNAYLGNTIATTHALVGVRMRAMASAILFLILNIIGLGLGPWIIGVTSDLLEPDLGAGSLRYAMLYILPVVMFWSVCHFYLAAKTLRRDLAAAPD; encoded by the coding sequence ATGTCCAGGCACAGTGAGGCTTCAGCAGGTAATCCCTACACTTCCCGTCGCAAGGCGTACTACACACTGGCCGTTCTGACCGCTGTCTACAGCTTCAATTTCATCGACCGGCAACTGCTGGCCATACTGCAGGAGTCGGTCAAGGCGGAACTCGCGCTGTCCGACAGCCAACTGGGCCTGTTGACCGGCTTTGCCTTCGCCGCGTTCTATGTTACCGCCGGGATACCCATCGCCCGCTGGGCCGACCGCGGCAACCGGCGGGATATCATTGCCCTGTCCCTGTTTATCTGGAGTTTCATGACCGCCCTCAGTGGTTTTGTTCAGAATTACCTGCAACTCCTGCTGGCCCGAATCGGGGTTGGAATCGGCGAAGCCGGAGGCAGCCCGCCATCGACCGCAATGATCTCCGATATTTTCCCCCCGCACCGCCGCGCCGGTGCCATCGGGTTCTATTCCATCGGTGTGAATGTGGGCATACTCTTCGGCTTCCTGGCGGGGGGCTGGCTCAACGAGTTTTTCGGCTGGCGGGTTGCGTTTCTGGTAGTGGGGATTCCCGGCATCCTGCTGACCGTGCTGGTGCGCATGACGGTCGCGGAACCCACCCGGGGGGGCTCCGAGAACCGGCAGGCCAGCCAGGTTGCAGTGCCCTTCCGCGAAGTCCTGCGGGTGCTCTGGAGCCGGCGGTCTTTCCGCCACCTGGCGCTGGCGGCGGGACTCAATGCATTCTGCGGTTACAGTGCGGCGAACTGGATGGCGTCATTCATGATCCGGACTCACGGCATGGGCACGGGAGAACTGGGTACCTGGCTCGCCCTGATTCTGGGCGTCGGTGGTGCCATCGGCGTGTTTGGTGGTGGTCTCCTGGCTGATCACCTGGGGTTGCGGGACAGGCGGTGGTATGTCTGGCTGCCGGTCATCACCAGCCTCTTCAGCATCCCGTTCATAGTGGGTATCTACATGGCGCCGGACCCGTACCTTGCCCTGTGCTTCGCGATCGTACCGGGGATCCTGGGCAATGCCTACCTGGGCAATACCATCGCCACCACCCACGCCCTGGTGGGAGTGCGTATGCGCGCCATGGCCTCCGCGATATTATTCCTGATCCTGAATATCATCGGACTCGGTTTGGGGCCATGGATTATCGGTGTCACCAGCGATCTGCTGGAACCGGACCTGGGCGCCGGGTCGCTGCGCTACGCAATGCTGTATATCCTACCGGTCGTCATGTTCTGGTCGGTCTGCCATTTCTACCTGGCGGCGAAAACGCTGCGCCGGGACCTGGCCGCCGCACCGGACTGA